In one Corallococcus silvisoli genomic region, the following are encoded:
- a CDS encoding sigma 54-interacting transcriptional regulator codes for MPPKNPAEFSTTAVRTHGTPSQTAQAVPALTLIGHAQPQRVGERLLLEGLLSGERAVELSRNAPDFSRPGGVLSLPLGDPFLSRTPVRFEAGTRGGVRLLVPQDGTPVLVGGEPVRGGREFPAEALVAGVPLVLAGRVALLLHQARARGPSPQGAAELAALGMVGDSEGIVRVREDVLRVADLQVPVLVRGETGTGKELVARALHAHSPRRAGPFVSVNLGALSRDLIAAELFGALRGAFTGATRDRDGFFRAAHGGTLFLDEVAEAPPEVQAALLRVLETGEVHPVGGHAPVRVDVRLVTATDADLEARIQDGRFKAPLLHRLAGFEIVVPPLRERRADIASLFLHFARQELESTGEAERLTSADARAEPWLPASLAVRLVRSAWPGNVRQLRNVARQLVIGSRGLPGLRVDARLEQALDADALPIPGQVLPVDGGAPAAENTPAGVRTPARRKPADVSEQEVLEALRACAWDLKATADWLGIPRSSVYVLIDKSSLLRTARDLSPEEITRCFHECEGDLDRMVQKLEVSRRALQRRVRELGLEGT; via the coding sequence ATGCCGCCCAAGAATCCCGCCGAATTCTCGACGACCGCCGTCCGCACGCACGGAACGCCCTCGCAGACCGCCCAGGCGGTGCCCGCGTTGACGCTCATTGGCCATGCCCAGCCCCAGCGCGTGGGGGAACGGCTGCTGCTGGAGGGGCTGCTGTCGGGGGAGCGCGCGGTGGAGCTGTCGCGCAACGCCCCGGACTTCAGCCGCCCGGGTGGCGTGCTGTCGCTGCCCCTGGGGGACCCGTTCCTGAGCCGCACGCCGGTGCGCTTCGAGGCGGGGACGCGTGGCGGGGTGCGGCTGCTCGTGCCGCAGGATGGGACGCCCGTGCTGGTGGGCGGAGAGCCGGTGCGCGGCGGGCGGGAGTTCCCGGCCGAGGCGCTGGTCGCGGGCGTGCCGCTGGTGCTGGCCGGGCGCGTGGCCCTGCTGCTGCATCAGGCCCGCGCGCGCGGCCCCAGCCCCCAGGGCGCGGCGGAGCTGGCGGCGCTGGGCATGGTGGGCGACAGCGAGGGCATCGTCCGCGTGCGCGAGGACGTGCTGCGCGTGGCGGACCTCCAGGTCCCCGTGCTGGTGCGGGGTGAGACGGGCACGGGCAAGGAGCTGGTGGCGCGCGCGCTCCATGCGCACAGCCCCCGCCGCGCCGGCCCCTTCGTCAGCGTCAACCTGGGCGCCCTGTCCCGGGACCTCATCGCCGCGGAGCTGTTCGGCGCGCTCCGGGGGGCCTTCACCGGCGCCACGCGCGACCGCGACGGCTTCTTCCGCGCGGCCCACGGCGGCACCCTCTTCCTGGACGAGGTGGCCGAGGCGCCCCCGGAGGTCCAGGCCGCGCTCCTGCGCGTGCTGGAGACGGGCGAGGTGCACCCCGTGGGCGGACACGCCCCCGTGCGCGTCGACGTGCGGCTGGTCACAGCCACGGACGCGGACCTGGAGGCGCGCATCCAGGACGGCCGCTTCAAGGCGCCCCTGCTGCACCGGCTGGCGGGCTTTGAAATCGTCGTGCCCCCGCTGCGCGAGCGCCGCGCGGACATCGCGTCGCTGTTCCTCCACTTCGCGCGCCAGGAGCTGGAGTCCACCGGCGAGGCGGAGCGCCTGACGTCCGCGGACGCACGGGCCGAACCGTGGCTGCCCGCGTCCCTCGCCGTGCGGCTGGTGCGCTCCGCGTGGCCCGGCAACGTGCGCCAGCTCCGCAACGTCGCGCGGCAGCTCGTCATCGGCAGCCGGGGCCTGCCCGGGCTGCGCGTGGACGCCCGGCTGGAGCAGGCGCTGGACGCGGACGCCCTCCCCATCCCGGGGCAGGTCCTGCCCGTGGACGGGGGCGCTCCGGCGGCGGAGAACACCCCGGCGGGGGTCCGCACGCCCGCGCGGCGCAAGCCCGCGGACGTGAGCGAACAGGAGGTGCTGGAGGCCCTGCGCGCCTGCGCGTGGGACCTGAAGGCCACCGCGGACTGGCTGGGCATCCCGCGCTCCTCCGTGTACGTGCTCATCGACAAGAGCTCGCTGCTGCGCACCGCGCGCGACCTGAGCCCGGAGGAGATCACCCGCTGCTTCCACGAATGCGAAGGCGACCTGGACCGCATGGTGCAGAAGCTGGAGGTCTCCCGCCGCGCGCTCCAGCGGCGCGTGCGCGAGCTGGGCCTGGAG
- a CDS encoding HAD family hydrolase, whose translation MSPSTSNSALFDAVLFDLDGVVIDTTELHYRVWEEFSRDRGYAPTREELLATNGRRAGETLRAWFGTQLSDEEVEALTNDRERAFHRLLAHEPVVAVPGVEAYLRSLRQAGVPWALGTSALAENAELALERVGLEDLFPVRVTSRDVTWGKPHPEVYLKAASALGVAPEACVVFEDAVAGLRAARAAGAACVAVATSFPRHVLAREKPDWLVKDFRDLPAALRPGGQGLMAPTGPHP comes from the coding sequence ATGTCCCCATCGACCTCGAACAGCGCCCTCTTCGATGCCGTCCTGTTCGACCTGGACGGCGTCGTCATCGACACGACCGAGCTGCACTACCGCGTCTGGGAGGAGTTCTCCCGGGACCGGGGCTACGCGCCCACGCGGGAGGAGCTGCTCGCCACCAACGGGCGGCGGGCGGGCGAGACGCTGCGCGCGTGGTTCGGCACGCAGCTGAGCGACGAGGAGGTGGAGGCGCTCACGAACGACCGGGAGCGGGCCTTCCACCGCCTGCTCGCCCACGAGCCGGTGGTCGCGGTCCCCGGGGTGGAGGCCTATCTGCGCTCCCTGCGTCAGGCCGGAGTGCCCTGGGCCCTGGGCACCAGCGCCCTGGCGGAGAACGCGGAGCTGGCCCTGGAGCGCGTGGGGCTGGAGGACCTGTTCCCCGTGCGCGTGACCTCCCGGGACGTCACCTGGGGCAAGCCGCATCCGGAGGTGTACCTCAAGGCGGCCTCCGCGCTGGGCGTCGCCCCCGAGGCGTGCGTGGTGTTCGAGGACGCGGTGGCGGGCCTCAGGGCCGCGCGGGCCGCGGGCGCGGCGTGCGTCGCCGTGGCCACCTCGTTCCCGCGCCACGTCCTGGCGCGGGAGAAGCCGGACTGGCTGGTGAAGGACTTCCGGGACCTGCCCGCGGCGCTGCGCCCCGGAGGTCAGGGCCTCATGGCGCCGACGGGACCTCACCCGTGA